AGCTCCCTCGCGCTCGGCTTGCTGAAGACTATGAGGTAGCCCCTCTCGTCGAGGATGAAGTCCTTTCCGAGCGCGAGCAGAGTCTTCTTGAGCTTCACGATTTCGGCCCTCTCGAGGTCAACCCGCTCCTTGACTTCAGCAGGCGCATCTATCTCGTTTAGGGTCTTCTCGAGCCTGTTGAGGACGCTCCGGTTGACGAACTTAACCGGACTGAAGTTCGGCTCTTCCGCGGTTATCTCGCTCGGGTCAAGGTATATTCCCCAGTGCTCCTTGGCGCACTCAAAGGGGTATACGTAGTCCTCCCCGTAGTCGGGGAGGTAGAGCTCCCTTATCACCGCGAGGAGAAGCCTTCTGGCGTCTTTCCCGTAGAACTCAACCCTGAGCTTGAACTTCCCGTCGTCGAAGCCGTTCTCGAAAACCTCAAGCTTCTCCTCGCAGAGCATCCAATCACCCCCTCAGGTAGGGTTTGAGGTAGTTCGGGTCTATGTAGAGGGCCTCGCTCCCGTAGACGCCGAAGTCGCTCGGGGTTTCAAGGTTCTTGTATATCACAACGTTTGCGCTCGTAACGTTCATTAACTTTTCGAGGGTCGCTATGGCGGTGTCCATTCCTCCGGTCTCATCCACGAGCGTTCCCGTGACGTTCTCTGCGAACCACGTCCTTCCGGTGGCAAACTTCTTGACCTCTGAGACGCTCATGTTCCTGCCCTCACTGACCGCCTGAAGGAACGCCTGGAAATATGTGTTGACCATGTTGGCGATTATCTTTTTCTCCTCGGGCGTTAGGTCGCGCCACTCGGCTCCCATATCCTTGTAGGGGCCCGTTTTGAATACCTCAACTTTGATTCCGTTTCTCTGGTAGTTCTCCTGCAGGTCGTAGTGGACGTAGATGACACCGATGCTCCCCACCTCCGCGAGGGGACTCGCGACGATTTTATCGGCCCCGCTGGCTATGTAGTAGCCACCAGATGCCATTATTCCGCCGGAATACGCAACTACAGGCTTGACGAGGGCGAGCTTCTTGACGGCGGAGTAGATGTCCATGACCGGGCCGACGTCACCGCCGGGGCTTTCAATCCACAGGAGCACCCCTCCGATTGAATCGTTGCTCGCGAGTTTCCGCAACAGGGGGACGACTTCAAGGGCAGTGTACTCATTTATTATTCCGAAAATCGGGACAACGGCTATTTTCTCCCCACCAGTTCCGTTGATTAACGAGCGCAGGTAGGCAACCTCGTCCTTCAGCTGGCTGAGCTGGTAGCTTGACGTCCCGTTGCAGGTGACGTTCAGCGGGTTTTCCACCACCGTTGGGGTCGTGGTGTTCGTTGAAACCGCTATCGGGGAAGTTGCCTGGTAGAGCACCGCTATTGCCACCACTGAGAGAGCGAGCAGAAGAGCGAGGATAGCCGAGACGTACTTCCAGATGTTCTCCCTCATCCTCTCACCTTAGACCCCTTGTCGGGCCAACTTTTAAACCTACCCTCGCTAAGCTTTTTATATTACCCCGAGAAATTCGGGGCAGGTGATTGCATGGAGATTGGGGTGACAATATATCCCCATTTCGTTACGAAGGACAAGAGCCTCGCGTCAATCCTGGCGGACGTCAAGATTAAGGACTACGACTTCGTTTCAATCTTCCCGCACACGCTCGGGCTAATCAAGAACGGTCTCGTCGTCGAGAAGAAGCTCAGGAACATCGAGACGACCCTTAGGGGAGTTGGAATAAGCTACATCGTCAGGATGCCGACGTCGGTCAACCTGCGCGACCACATCTACTACACACGCCACTTCCGCGTCGCCAAGGCCGTCGCCGATGTTGCAATCAAGCTCGGCGCCAAGGTAATCGTCATGCAGAGCGGTAGAACCGGAAGGCTCGACCTCGAAATCGAGGCCATACAGCAGTTAGCTGATATGGTCGGGCCCTTTGGTATAAAGATAGCCCTCGAAAACACCTTCAGCGTCAAGGACACGCTCTACGTTGTGGACAACGTTGACAGGGAGAACGTCGGCTTCGCCCTTGACGTGGCCCACGCCTTCCTCAGCGCCCAGGGTAACGAGGAGAAGCTCCTTGAGGACGTCAAGCTCGGCACCGACAAGACGGTAATCCTGATGATACACGACAACTTCGGAAAGCTCTTCCCGCAGGTCGAGCCAGAAGATGCCCTCGCCTACGGTGTCGGCGACCTCCACCTGCTCCCCGGAGAAGGCAAGATACCCTTCGGCAAGGTTCTCCGCCTGTTTGGCGATGTCCCACTGCTCCTGAAGGTCAAGGACCCGGACAAGTTCGTCAAGATACCGAGCAAGCAGGGGCTGATAGAGCTCCTTACGAGTCTCTGATTTTAAACTCCTATCCTCTTCCCTATCTCCCCGTAGAGAACTGCGAGGGCCTTTCCTATTGCCTCTTTCTTTCTCGTGAAGTGGGTAACGTCGTCGCTCAGGTTCTCGCGGATTAGCTTGACGGCTTCTTCAATCGTTATCAGCCCTTCGAGCCACGCGTAGGCGAATATGGCCTCGGCAACGTCGCCCCTCGCGTGCTTGTCGCTCCTTGGCGGGGCGAGTCTCCTTAGACCGGACATCTCAAGGGCTATACTTAAAGAAGCGTTCGGAACCCTCTCCCCGGTCGGCCTTCCGAGGTACTCGCTCAGGGCAAGGGAGAAGACGAAGTTGAGGAGAGAATCGCCGAATTTGGCGAGCCCCTTGTCGGTGAAGTCCTTAGGATAGGGAAAAGGGGCCAAGGGCTTCACCCTTCGAGGGCCTTCTTCCAGGCGTCGAGAAGAACCCTCGCGCGGTCGAATATCTTCTGCGCGGCCTCCTCAAGGACTTCCTCGGGCTTGACCTTGCCGTCGGTAACGACCTTGAAGCGAGGTTTTCTGGCCATCAGAACGGGGTGCTCGATGGTGTAACCGGCGAACTTGACGTGCTCGTTCTCGTGGAGCACCTCGTTGAGCAGGTTGGCGAAGGTGTGGTCCTCTCCTTCAAGATAGAACTCCAGCAGGTTCTCCTCGCGCTTTATAACCTCAATCCTCATCAGCATCACCCGATAAAGCTTTCAACAGCTCTTCTAAGGCCTGCTCCTTGTTCTTGACCAGTTCGTATTTAAACTTATCCTCCTTCCACTCCGCCAGGCCGAGCTCGACCAGCTTTTCTATCACCTCGTCGGGCTCAAGGTTGAAGGCGACGCTGACCGGAACCACTACTTCTCTAATCTGCCTCGTCGTCTGAAGGGCTATCTCCGAAAGGGCCTCGCCGAGCTTTCTCACGAGTTCAACAGCCTCGCCCCAGGGGAGGGAAGTTACGAGCTCATTATCCCTCAGCTCCGCCGTTTCGCCGAGGAGCTCAAAGGCCTTGAGGATTATCGGCGTTGATACGCTCGTTCCGGCCTCGCGCAGGAGGTCGTCTATCGTGTAGTGGTAGAGCCCGCGCCTGTCAGGGTAGAGCTTGGCCCTTACGCGGTTGTGAATCTCGCGTATCTTTCTTATGGCTTCTCTAATGTCGTCCTTCGTTCCCTGGACGTTTATCTTGATGGAGTCGAGCTTGCCGTGGACGTAGATGAAAGCCGGCAGGCGGAGCCTCTGGAGCTCTTTCATGAACTCCTCCTTTTCCACGTCGCTCTTGACGTGAATCGTTATTACCTTCTTGGCCCTCATAGAGACACCTTCATCTTCCTGTAGTAGGGCGAGAGCTTCCTCGTCTCGACGTTTCCACAGCGCGGGCAGATTAACTTGTCCCCGCGCCTGATGAGGGGCGTTCTACAACGGGAGCAGAGGGCGTAAACGACGCCGAGGTCCTTTCCGCGGGTGGTGAGCTGTATCGGGCTCTTCTCGTTGGCTATAACCTTCGCCCTGACCACGTCGCCAATCTTGAATTCCTTTGTTATGTCCTCAACAAAACCTTCCTTGACTTGCGAGATGTGGATTCCAGCCAGTTTTGAAGTCGCTATCTCCCTGTCGTTCTCGCGACCCTCTATCTGAAGGAGCTGAACTATAACGGCCTGTGGCTTGACCTCTATGACCCTCGCCAGAACTATGTCCCCGACCTGCGGGAGGGGCGGGGTGTCGGTCACGGGTTCGACGCTTATCTCCATTTTCTCCGGGTTGATTCTAACCTTGCCCGCTCTGGTTGCGTAGAGTTCGCCGTTCTCCTCTCTAACCCCCTCGCCGGGCATGAACTCTTCTATGACCCCGAGGTAATCTCCGGGGAGGACGAGGTCACCGTTTTTAACCTTCCTGTCTTCCATCCCCTCACCTCCGAAGATTTTCCGACGCCTTCTTTTTAAGCGTTCCCCAACGTTTATAGGCCGAAGGAAAAAGTTTTAGTAATTCGAAACGATGGAAGGGTGGTGGTAGGAATGAGAATGCTTCTGATACACGCCGACTACCTCGAGTACGAGGTCAGGGACAAGGCCCTGAAGAACCCTGAGCCCATAAACGACGAGCAGAAGAAGGGCAGGCTCGACGAGGTGCTGGCGGTTTTCATAAGCGTTGAGAAGGTTGACGAGACAAACCCCGACGAGGTCGTCGAGAAGGCCATAGCCGAGATAGAGGACGTTGCGAAGCAGGTAAAGGCCGAGAGGATATTCGTTTACCCCTTCGCCCACCTCAGCAGTGAGCTGGCGAAGCCGAGCGTCGCCCTTGAGATACTCAAGAAGATAGAGGAGAAGCTGAGGGAGAAGGGCTACGAGGTCAAGCGCGCTCCCTTCGGCTACTACAAGGCCTTCAAGCTTTCCTGCAAGGGACACCCATTAGCTGAGCTCAGCAGGACGATAGTCCCTGAGGAGGGCGTTTCAAAGGAGGAGCGCAACATAGCCCTTGAGAAGGAGGAGAAAGAGCTCGTCAGCTACTGGTACATCCTCACCCCCGAGGGAGAGCTCATAGAGGTTGACAAGTTCGACTTCACCGGTCACGAGAACCTGAGGAAGTTCGTCAACTACGAGATAGCCAAGAACAGGATAGCCGACAGAGAACCACCGCACGTCAAGCTCATGCTGGAGCACGAACTCGTTGACTACGAGCCGGGAAGCGACGGCGGAAACCTCCGCTACTACCCGAAGGGACGCCTTATAAAGGGCCTCCTCGAGCAGTACGTCACCGAGAAGGTCGTCGAGTACGGAGCGATGGAAGTTGAGACCCCGATTATGTATGACTTCGAGCACCCAGCGTTGGAGAAGTACCTCAACCGCTTCCCCGCGAGGCAGTACATCGTCAAGAGCGGTGACAAGAAGTTCTTCCTCCGCTTCGCGGCATGCTTCGGCCAGTTC
The Thermococcus sp. 21S9 DNA segment above includes these coding regions:
- a CDS encoding PH1570 family protein — protein: MLCEEKLEVFENGFDDGKFKLRVEFYGKDARRLLLAVIRELYLPDYGEDYVYPFECAKEHWGIYLDPSEITAEEPNFSPVKFVNRSVLNRLEKTLNEIDAPAEVKERVDLERAEIVKLKKTLLALGKDFILDERGYLIVFSKPSARELILKYLGMLDGA
- the sppA gene encoding signal peptide peptidase SppA, producing MRENIWKYVSAILALLLALSVVAIAVLYQATSPIAVSTNTTTPTVVENPLNVTCNGTSSYQLSQLKDEVAYLRSLINGTGGEKIAVVPIFGIINEYTALEVVPLLRKLASNDSIGGVLLWIESPGGDVGPVMDIYSAVKKLALVKPVVAYSGGIMASGGYYIASGADKIVASPLAEVGSIGVIYVHYDLQENYQRNGIKVEVFKTGPYKDMGAEWRDLTPEEKKIIANMVNTYFQAFLQAVSEGRNMSVSEVKKFATGRTWFAENVTGTLVDETGGMDTAIATLEKLMNVTSANVVIYKNLETPSDFGVYGSEALYIDPNYLKPYLRG
- a CDS encoding sugar phosphate isomerase/epimerase, producing MEIGVTIYPHFVTKDKSLASILADVKIKDYDFVSIFPHTLGLIKNGLVVEKKLRNIETTLRGVGISYIVRMPTSVNLRDHIYYTRHFRVAKAVADVAIKLGAKVIVMQSGRTGRLDLEIEAIQQLADMVGPFGIKIALENTFSVKDTLYVVDNVDRENVGFALDVAHAFLSAQGNEEKLLEDVKLGTDKTVILMIHDNFGKLFPQVEPEDALAYGVGDLHLLPGEGKIPFGKVLRLFGDVPLLLKVKDPDKFVKIPSKQGLIELLTSL
- a CDS encoding ribonuclease III family protein, giving the protein MAPFPYPKDFTDKGLAKFGDSLLNFVFSLALSEYLGRPTGERVPNASLSIALEMSGLRRLAPPRSDKHARGDVAEAIFAYAWLEGLITIEEAVKLIRENLSDDVTHFTRKKEAIGKALAVLYGEIGKRIGV
- a CDS encoding DNA-directed RNA polymerase subunit L, whose protein sequence is MRIEVIKREENLLEFYLEGEDHTFANLLNEVLHENEHVKFAGYTIEHPVLMARKPRFKVVTDGKVKPEEVLEEAAQKIFDRARVLLDAWKKALEG
- a CDS encoding DUF2067 family protein, producing the protein MRAKKVITIHVKSDVEKEEFMKELQRLRLPAFIYVHGKLDSIKINVQGTKDDIREAIRKIREIHNRVRAKLYPDRRGLYHYTIDDLLREAGTSVSTPIILKAFELLGETAELRDNELVTSLPWGEAVELVRKLGEALSEIALQTTRQIREVVVPVSVAFNLEPDEVIEKLVELGLAEWKEDKFKYELVKNKEQALEELLKALSGDADED
- a CDS encoding exosome complex RNA-binding protein Csl4; the protein is MEDRKVKNGDLVLPGDYLGVIEEFMPGEGVREENGELYATRAGKVRINPEKMEISVEPVTDTPPLPQVGDIVLARVIEVKPQAVIVQLLQIEGRENDREIATSKLAGIHISQVKEGFVEDITKEFKIGDVVRAKVIANEKSPIQLTTRGKDLGVVYALCSRCRTPLIRRGDKLICPRCGNVETRKLSPYYRKMKVSL